The following coding sequences lie in one Zingiber officinale cultivar Zhangliang chromosome 2B, Zo_v1.1, whole genome shotgun sequence genomic window:
- the LOC122045891 gene encoding cytochrome P450 704C1-like isoform X1, producing the protein MDLLTVMATLGLLFSAACAFVFLRRSNSSPSNNNNKQKQYAPAIGTILHQIVNIPRIYDYHTELSRKHKTFRFSSPFCQYIYTADPIVVEYFLKTNFQNYGKGWLHYENLKDMFGDGIFSVDGDEWRRQRKLASYVLATKALRDFSSPIFRKNASKLAHVVSSCAKSNEKFDVQDLLMKSTMDSIFRIGFGVELNCLDSSDQEGNEFAKSFDVANEMLILRYVNPLWKVMRYLNIGSEAKLRDKIKLVNEYVHRLISIRIEQPSETGNKSNVNEDILSRFLDERKKDPQSISLQFLRDIMLNFVLAGKDSTAGTLAWFFFLICKNPSVQEKIHKEVMEVTEATEPAVAFDAFAGKISEDSLNKMHYLHAALTETLRLYPPGPMDGKVCFSDDTLPGGYTVRKDDVVFYQPYPMGRMEYLWGADAEAFCPERWLNDDGIFQPESPYKFTAFQAGPRLCLGKEFAYRQMKIFTAVLLRFFEFKLSDEGKVARFKTSMTLLIDGGLFLEVCRR; encoded by the exons ATGGACTTGCTCACTGTCATGGCGACATTAGGCCTTCTGTTTTCAGCTGCGTGCGCCTTTGTGTTTCTCCGCCGATCAAACAGCAGCcccagcaacaacaacaataagcAGAAGCAGTATGCTCCTGCAATTGGGACAATTCTGCATCAAATTGTCAACATCCCAAGGATTTACGACTACCACACCGAGCTCTCGCGCAAGCACAAGACCTTCAGGTTCTCGAGTCCCTTCTGCCAGTACATCTACACCGCCGATCCTATCGTCGTAGAGTACTTCCTCAAGACCAATTTCCAGAATTATGGCAAG gGGTGGCTGCACTATGAGAACCTGAAAGATATGTTTGGCGATGGAATTTTCTCTGTCGATGGCGATGAGTGGCGCCGCCAGAGAAAGCTTGCCAGTTATGTGCTCGCCACAAAGGCCCTGAGAGACTTCAGCTCTCCAATCTTCAGAAAAAATGCATCTAAGCTTGCTCATGTCGTTTCATCCTGTGCTAAAAGTAACGAGAAGTTCGATGTTCAG GACCTACTGATGAAGTCGACAATGGACTCGATATTCAGAATTGGGTTCGGAGTAGAGTTGAATTGCTTGGACAGCTCTGATCAGGAGGGGAATGAGTTTGCGAAATCGTTCGATGTCGCCAACGAGATGCTCATTCTGCGATATGTAAACCCGTTGTGGAAGGTTATGAGGTATCTGAACATTGGATCTGAAGCAAAACTCAGAGATAAAATCAAGCTTGTCAATGAGTATGTGCACAGATTGATCAGTATCAGGATCGAACAGCCTTCAGAAACAGGAAATAAATCA AACGTGAACGAAGATATCCTGTCGAGATTTCTGGACGAGCGAAAAAAGGATCCACAAAGCATCAGCCTTCAGTTCTTGAGGGACATAATGCTGAACTTTGTGCTCGCTGGGAAAGATAGCACAGCAGGCACACTGGCAtggttcttcttcttgatttgcaAGAACCCTTCTGTTCAGGAGAAGATTCACAAAGAAGTCATGGAAGTTACTGAAGCCACGGAGCCTGCAGTGGCTTTCGATGCGTTCGCGGGGAAGATAAGCGAGGATTCGCTTAACAAAATGCATTATCTTCATGCTGCGCTCACTGAAACACTTAGGCTGTATCCTCCCGGCCCCATG GACGGTAAGGTTTGCTTCTCGGACGACACTCTGCCTGGAGGCTACACTGTAAGAAAAGATGATGTTGTGTTCTACCAGCCATACCCAATGGGGAGGATGGAGTACTTGTGGGGTGCAGATGCCGAAGCTTTTTGCCCGGAGAGGTGGCTGAACGACGATGGCATCTTCCAACCTGAAAGCCCATACAAATTCACAGCTTTCCAA GCTGGGCCAAGGCTGTGCTTGGGGAAAGAGTTTGCCTACCGACAAATGAAGATATTCACAGCGGTGCTGCTGCGATTCTTCGAGTTCAAGCTCAGCGACGAGGGCAAGGTTGCGCGCTTCAAAACCTCGATGACTTTGCTGATCGATGGAGGCCTCTTCCTTGAAGTGTGCCGTAGGTGA
- the LOC122045891 gene encoding cytochrome P450 704C1-like isoform X2, translated as MDLLTVMATLGLLFSAACAFVFLRRSNSSPSNNNNKQKQYAPAIGTILHQIVNIPRIYDYHTELSRKHKTFRFSSPFCQYIYTADPIVVEYFLKTNFQNYGKGWLHYENLKDMFGDGIFSVDGDEWRRQRKLASYVLATKALRDFSSPIFRKNASKLAHVVSSCAKSNEKFDVQDLLMKSTMDSIFRIGFGVELNCLDSSDQEGNEFAKSFDVANEMLILRYVNPLWKVMRYLNIGSEAKLRDKIKLVNEYVHRLISIRIEQPSETGNKSNEDILSRFLDERKKDPQSISLQFLRDIMLNFVLAGKDSTAGTLAWFFFLICKNPSVQEKIHKEVMEVTEATEPAVAFDAFAGKISEDSLNKMHYLHAALTETLRLYPPGPMDGKVCFSDDTLPGGYTVRKDDVVFYQPYPMGRMEYLWGADAEAFCPERWLNDDGIFQPESPYKFTAFQAGPRLCLGKEFAYRQMKIFTAVLLRFFEFKLSDEGKVARFKTSMTLLIDGGLFLEVCRR; from the exons ATGGACTTGCTCACTGTCATGGCGACATTAGGCCTTCTGTTTTCAGCTGCGTGCGCCTTTGTGTTTCTCCGCCGATCAAACAGCAGCcccagcaacaacaacaataagcAGAAGCAGTATGCTCCTGCAATTGGGACAATTCTGCATCAAATTGTCAACATCCCAAGGATTTACGACTACCACACCGAGCTCTCGCGCAAGCACAAGACCTTCAGGTTCTCGAGTCCCTTCTGCCAGTACATCTACACCGCCGATCCTATCGTCGTAGAGTACTTCCTCAAGACCAATTTCCAGAATTATGGCAAG gGGTGGCTGCACTATGAGAACCTGAAAGATATGTTTGGCGATGGAATTTTCTCTGTCGATGGCGATGAGTGGCGCCGCCAGAGAAAGCTTGCCAGTTATGTGCTCGCCACAAAGGCCCTGAGAGACTTCAGCTCTCCAATCTTCAGAAAAAATGCATCTAAGCTTGCTCATGTCGTTTCATCCTGTGCTAAAAGTAACGAGAAGTTCGATGTTCAG GACCTACTGATGAAGTCGACAATGGACTCGATATTCAGAATTGGGTTCGGAGTAGAGTTGAATTGCTTGGACAGCTCTGATCAGGAGGGGAATGAGTTTGCGAAATCGTTCGATGTCGCCAACGAGATGCTCATTCTGCGATATGTAAACCCGTTGTGGAAGGTTATGAGGTATCTGAACATTGGATCTGAAGCAAAACTCAGAGATAAAATCAAGCTTGTCAATGAGTATGTGCACAGATTGATCAGTATCAGGATCGAACAGCCTTCAGAAACAGGAAATAAATCA AACGAAGATATCCTGTCGAGATTTCTGGACGAGCGAAAAAAGGATCCACAAAGCATCAGCCTTCAGTTCTTGAGGGACATAATGCTGAACTTTGTGCTCGCTGGGAAAGATAGCACAGCAGGCACACTGGCAtggttcttcttcttgatttgcaAGAACCCTTCTGTTCAGGAGAAGATTCACAAAGAAGTCATGGAAGTTACTGAAGCCACGGAGCCTGCAGTGGCTTTCGATGCGTTCGCGGGGAAGATAAGCGAGGATTCGCTTAACAAAATGCATTATCTTCATGCTGCGCTCACTGAAACACTTAGGCTGTATCCTCCCGGCCCCATG GACGGTAAGGTTTGCTTCTCGGACGACACTCTGCCTGGAGGCTACACTGTAAGAAAAGATGATGTTGTGTTCTACCAGCCATACCCAATGGGGAGGATGGAGTACTTGTGGGGTGCAGATGCCGAAGCTTTTTGCCCGGAGAGGTGGCTGAACGACGATGGCATCTTCCAACCTGAAAGCCCATACAAATTCACAGCTTTCCAA GCTGGGCCAAGGCTGTGCTTGGGGAAAGAGTTTGCCTACCGACAAATGAAGATATTCACAGCGGTGCTGCTGCGATTCTTCGAGTTCAAGCTCAGCGACGAGGGCAAGGTTGCGCGCTTCAAAACCTCGATGACTTTGCTGATCGATGGAGGCCTCTTCCTTGAAGTGTGCCGTAGGTGA